From a single Rutidosis leptorrhynchoides isolate AG116_Rl617_1_P2 chromosome 5, CSIRO_AGI_Rlap_v1, whole genome shotgun sequence genomic region:
- the LOC139847048 gene encoding putative clathrin assembly protein At2g25430 — MALRKAMGTVKDQTSIGIAKVASNMAPELEVAIVKATSHDDEPAGEKYIREILQLTSYSRGYVSACVQAVSKRLSKTRDWIVALKCLVLTHRLLNDGDMVFQQEIMYATRKGTRLLNMADFRDEAHSNSWDHSTFVRTYGFYLDQKLDMFAYERKQNNGGKEEPDRFRDDRWRSPQNNYGYDDFNDDGYGGKMRRSRSSGDMREGSSQDKKIVTPLRDMKPERIFGKMGHLQRLLDRVLSCRPTGLARNSRLVLVALYPIIQESFKLYADICEVLAILLDRFFDMEYQDCVKAFDAYVSASKQIDELVGFYNWCKDMGIARSTEYPEVQKITPKLLETLEEFVRDRANVTKSPERKPEVVEPVKEEEPVPDMNEIKALPALEIHTPPPPPAPELPKPVPQHDLVDLREDSLTADDQGNKFALALFAGPGANKGNGNWEAFGNGETEVTSAWQNPAAESGKADWELALVESASNLEKQKAAMGGGLDPLLLNGMYDQGLVRQHVSTSQLTGGSASSVALPGKSATPVLALPAPDGTVQAVGGDPFAASLSVPPPSYVQMADMEKKQHLLVQEQVVWQQYARNGMQGQSSLTKINNGGYIAPGQPPMTPYGYPPVNGSGYYPTY; from the coding sequence ATGGCGTTACGAAAGGCGATGGGAACGGTGAAGGATCAAACGAGTATTGGAATAGCTAAGGTAGCTAGTAATATGGCACCTGAGCTAGAGGTTGCTATAGTGAAAGCTACAAGTCATGATGATGAACCGGCTGGTGAGAAGTATATTCGAGAGATTTTGCAGCTGACGTCGTACTCGAGGGGTTACGTGAGTGCGTGTGTTCAAGCGGTGTCGAAACGGTTGAGCAAGACTCGTGATTGGATTGTGGCACTCAAGTGTTTGGTTCTGACTCACCGGTTGTTGAACGATGGGGATATGGTGTTTCAGCAAGAGATTATGTATGCTACGAGAAAAGGGACGAGGTTGCTTAACATGGCGGATTTTCGTGATGAGGCTCATTCGAATTCGTGGGATCATTCTACGTTTGTGAGGACTTATGGTTTTTATCTTGATCAGAAATTGGATATGTTTGCTTATGAGAGGAAACAAAATAATGGTGGTAAGGAAGAACCTGATAGGTTTAGGGATGATCGGTGGCGGTCCCCACAGAACAATTATGGTTATGATGATTTTAATGATGATGGTTATGGTGGAAAAATGAGGAGGTCGAGATCTTCGGGTGATATGAGGGAGGGATCTTCTCAAGATAAGAAAATTGTGACACCGTTAAGGGATATGAAACCCGAAAGGATATTTGGGAAGATGGGGCATTTACAAAGGCTATTGGATCGGGTTTTGTCATGTAGACCCACGGGTCTTGCGAGGAATAGTAGGTTGGTTTTGGTTGCTCTGTACCCTATTATTCAAGAAAGTTTCAAACTTTATGCTGATATATGTGAGGTTTTAGCAATATTGCTTGATCGATTCTTTGATATGGAGTATCAAGATTGTGTGAAGGCTTTTGATGCTTATGTTAGTGCTTCTAAGCAGATTGATGAACTTGTAGGTTTCTACAACTGGTGCAAGGATATGGGCATTGCGAGATCCACCGAGTATCCCGAAGTTCAGAAAATTACTCCGAAGCTACTAGAGACATTGGAGGAATTTGTGAGGGATAGAGCTAATGTTACGAAAAGCCCGGAAAGGAAACCGGAAGTTGTGGAACCGGTTAAAGAGGAAGAACCGGTTCCCGATATGAATGAAATCAAGGCTTTACCCGCACTGGAGATACACACTCCGCCACCGCCACCTGCACCTGAACTGCCCAAGCCTGTACCACAACATGATCTGGTGGATTTAAGAGAAGATTCGTTAACAGCCGATGATCAAGGAAATAAATTTGCGTTAGCATTATTTGCGGGCCCAGGAGCAAACAAAGGAAATGGTAATTGGGAAGCGTTTGGTAACGGTGAAACGGAGGTAACTTCTGCTTGGCAGAATCCGGCTGCAGAGTCGGGAAAAGCCGATTGGGAACTTGCGCTGGTTGAAAGCGCTAGTAATTTAGAGAAGCAAAAGGCGGCAATGGGTGGTGGGCTTGACCCGTTACTTCTTAACGGAATGTATGACCAAGGACTGGTTCGGCAACACGTTAGCACCTCGCAGTTGACAGGTGGCAGTGCTAGCAGTGTTGCGTTGCCAGGGAAATCGGCTACACCTGTATTAGCACTTCCTGCACCTGATGGTACGGTTCAAGCAGTTGGTGGTGACCCGTTTGCAGCATCATTAAGTGTACCTCCACCTTCTTATGTCCAGATGGCAGATATGGAGAAAAAACAACATTTGCTTGTACAAGAACAGGTGGTTTGGCAACAGTATGCTAGAAATGGAATGCAAGGTCAGAGTAGTTTGACCAAGATCAATAACGGCGGATATATAGCTCCTGGACAACCACCCATGACGCCATATGGATATCCACCTGTTAATGGATCCGGGTATTATCCAACTTATTGA